From the genome of Verrucomicrobiaceae bacterium, one region includes:
- a CDS encoding DUF1552 domain-containing protein, protein MSHLINRRACLRGLGASLGLPLLETMGWADAGKGKTSYKPPVRLGFMYMPHGVIMDQFWPKTPEGFRNSPPPALEALRPILDQCMLVKGISGVGIEPFGGAPHALELSTWLTACLPDAAKRAQIHIAISADQIFANYYGALTALPSLELATMPQTHKENQAGLNEGYYSHCSFRSPTQAMPAEINPRSVLNRLFGKTGQEGKTTATDPLDRQMLDLVIGGAKDLRRKLPHGDQQKLDEYLDSVRSVERRIAAIEYRQKEAALEKAGVASSKRKASDSPPIEVKIPEGDKRSEYMQVMCDLTVLAFQTDTTRVSTYIGSTPNGVSYPELGFSDTHHGPTHHNNEPEKVRKVAAITKFNIDQFSYMVKKMASLREGDGTLLDNCIMMWGSGLEDGNKHTRENLPFILAGKGGGSLNTGRFIDTVKGNQGDLLTTLLTCAGVPLDRPIGIATREITEMMKAS, encoded by the coding sequence ATGTCCCATCTCATCAATCGCCGCGCCTGCCTCCGAGGCCTTGGAGCCTCGCTGGGGCTGCCTTTGCTCGAAACGATGGGCTGGGCGGATGCGGGCAAAGGCAAAACGAGCTACAAGCCGCCGGTGCGGCTCGGGTTCATGTATATGCCGCATGGGGTGATCATGGATCAGTTCTGGCCGAAAACGCCGGAGGGCTTTCGCAACTCACCACCGCCTGCGCTGGAGGCGCTGCGGCCGATTTTGGATCAGTGCATGCTGGTGAAGGGCATCTCGGGCGTGGGTATTGAGCCGTTTGGCGGGGCACCGCATGCGTTGGAGCTTTCGACGTGGCTTACGGCGTGTTTGCCGGATGCGGCGAAGCGGGCGCAGATCCACATCGCGATCTCGGCAGACCAGATTTTCGCGAATTACTACGGTGCGCTCACCGCGCTGCCGTCGCTGGAGCTGGCGACGATGCCGCAGACACACAAGGAAAACCAAGCCGGGCTGAACGAGGGCTACTACTCGCATTGCAGCTTCCGCTCGCCCACGCAGGCGATGCCGGCGGAGATCAATCCGCGCAGTGTTTTGAACCGTTTGTTTGGCAAAACGGGCCAGGAAGGCAAGACGACGGCCACCGATCCGCTCGACCGCCAGATGCTCGATCTCGTCATCGGCGGTGCGAAGGATCTGCGGCGCAAATTGCCGCACGGCGACCAGCAGAAGCTCGATGAATACCTCGACAGCGTGCGCTCCGTGGAGCGCCGCATCGCCGCCATCGAGTATCGGCAAAAAGAAGCGGCGCTGGAGAAAGCCGGAGTCGCTTCCAGCAAGCGCAAGGCCAGCGATTCGCCGCCCATCGAGGTGAAAATCCCCGAGGGCGACAAGCGCAGCGAATACATGCAGGTCATGTGCGACCTCACCGTGCTCGCCTTCCAGACGGACACCACACGCGTGAGCACCTACATCGGCTCCACGCCGAATGGCGTGTCGTATCCCGAGCTAGGCTTCAGCGACACGCACCACGGCCCCACGCATCATAATAACGAGCCCGAGAAGGTCCGCAAAGTGGCCGCGATCACGAAGTTCAACATCGACCAATTCTCCTACATGGTGAAAAAGATGGCCAGCCTCCGCGAAGGCGACGGCACGCTGCTCGACAACTGCATCATGATGTGGGGCAGCGGCCTGGAAGACGGCAACAAGCACACCCGCGAGAACCTGCCCTTCATCCTCGCTGGCAAAGGCGGCGGCTCGCTCAACACCGGCCGCTTCATTGACACCGTGAAAGGCAATCAAGGCGATCTGCTCACCACGCTGCTCACCTGCGCCGGCGTGCCGCTGGATCGGCCCATCGGCATCGCGACGAGGGAGATCACAGAGATGATGAAGGCGAGCTGA
- a CDS encoding dienelactone hydrolase, producing the protein MKVPEAALAAPLDFTVLDAKRDRNVPIRVYLPAMTKAAPVVLFSHGLGGSRENNPYLGRHWSARGYVVVFVQHPGSDESVWRGQRPAQIPVVMKQAASLPNFLLRVADIPAVLDQLTRWQADEVHALRGRLDLTRIGMSGHSFGAVTTQAVSGQSLPVGRTRFTDPRIKAAVMMSPSVPAAGSAERAFGSVALPWLLMTGTKDVARIGSMTLGGDLDSRLGVYPALPPGDKYELVLKEAEHGAFGDRALPGEGANRNPNHHRAILALSTAFWDAFLKGDAEAKAWLNGQSARSVLEKDDRWQRK; encoded by the coding sequence CTGAAAGTGCCGGAGGCCGCTTTAGCTGCCCCACTCGACTTCACCGTGCTGGATGCCAAACGTGACCGCAATGTGCCGATCCGTGTGTATCTCCCCGCGATGACGAAAGCAGCACCCGTGGTGCTTTTCAGCCATGGGCTCGGTGGCTCGCGAGAGAACAATCCGTATCTCGGCCGGCACTGGTCGGCACGCGGCTATGTCGTCGTCTTTGTGCAGCATCCCGGCAGCGATGAATCCGTGTGGCGAGGTCAAAGACCTGCACAGATCCCTGTGGTGATGAAGCAGGCCGCGAGCCTTCCGAACTTCCTGCTTCGCGTGGCCGACATCCCCGCCGTGCTCGATCAGCTCACACGCTGGCAAGCGGACGAGGTGCACGCCTTGCGCGGCAGGCTCGATCTCACTCGCATAGGCATGTCTGGGCACTCCTTCGGCGCGGTGACGACTCAGGCCGTCAGTGGCCAAAGCCTGCCCGTCGGTCGCACACGCTTCACCGATCCGCGCATCAAAGCCGCCGTGATGATGAGCCCCAGCGTGCCCGCCGCAGGCAGTGCGGAGCGTGCCTTTGGCAGTGTGGCGCTGCCGTGGCTGCTCATGACCGGCACGAAAGACGTCGCCCGCATCGGCAGCATGACCCTCGGTGGCGATCTCGACTCTCGTCTCGGCGTTTATCCCGCTTTGCCACCCGGCGATAAATACGAACTCGTGCTCAAAGAAGCCGAGCACGGAGCCTTTGGTGACCGCGCCCTGCCCGGCGAAGGCGCCAATCGTAATCCCAATCACCACCGCGCCATCCTCGCCCTCAGCACCGCCTTCTGGGATGCCTTCCTCAAAGGTGATGCCGAGGCCAAAGCATGGTTGAATGGCCAATCCGCACGCTCCGTGCTGGAGAAAGACGACAGGTGGCAGCGAAAGTGA
- a CDS encoding helix-turn-helix domain-containing protein, which yields MARPCITLNLENATLEEVGVAMDCSPTKKGFRRLQALRWLYEGKSREQVADLSGFSLRQVLRFIQAFNLAGLDGLIPGRSSGRRRILPKEQVNEKFCLSSKIRRWLDRATGLR from the coding sequence GTGGCCCGCCCGTGCATCACACTCAATCTCGAAAACGCGACCTTGGAAGAGGTCGGCGTGGCGATGGATTGCTCACCCACGAAGAAGGGCTTTCGTCGGCTTCAAGCGCTGCGCTGGCTTTATGAAGGCAAGAGCCGCGAGCAAGTCGCTGACCTCTCAGGCTTCAGCCTGCGGCAGGTTTTGCGCTTTATCCAAGCCTTCAATCTCGCCGGCCTTGATGGTCTCATTCCTGGGCGTAGCAGCGGCCGTCGCCGAATCCTGCCCAAGGAACAAGTGAACGAAAAATTCTGCCTCTCATCGAAGATCCGTCGCTGGCTGGACAGAGCCACTGGACTGCGGTGA
- a CDS encoding ATP-dependent RNA helicase: protein MPASKSLPIWKIHADILRTLRGGNRLVLVAPTGSGKTTQVPQMLLEAGIAGEKMIVVLQPRRVAARTVATRVAWEREGKLGAEVGYQIRFDDHTSVGTRICFVTEGILLRWLQDDRSLSKIGAVVFDEFHERNLLSDVALALVKHLQQTQRPDLAMVVMSATLDAEPVAAYLDQCPILISEGQSFPVEVGYLSMPDQRPITVQAAEAVERILQDEDPGDILVFMPGRGEINGTLDALRGLRTRERVACIPLHGELEPQEQDRAFAPNSLRKVIVATNVAETSITIDGIRHVVDSGVARVARYDAERGISTLLLEPISRASADQRKGRAGRTAPGTCHRLWTLIGHKEREERNTPEIQRSDLAEVVLLLHSLGIREAASFDWLDKPDPQAVLRAERLLTMLGALLDADLTPIGRQMLRLPMHPRYSRMLIEASQRGCVPDAALCAALVSGRDLLARLDRDDAQTKTAREMFEDSADSDFVTLMRAYDFAKANGFSFDRGRSYGINAQVARQVEQTCQQILHAAHQQRLYDRDAAPASASKNEGALLRCLMAGFVDQLAKRRVPGKPECDLTDQRTGQLVRESVVTDAAYFVAANLRETPSRQTLLSLATAVQPAWLAEMFPQHLSTTVEHLFDAQNKRVAAMKLVRYRDLVIEQKAQQRDLDPIASGRCLAEAHRAGAFELPLMDHRLKQFIARVNLVAATLPELEFAPLDEAAITTSLARAFTGLSLVKEAQAAPLIPAFHQHLDKGQVSWLDELAPLTLPWPSGGTIKLSYVNDTPEAQVKLQECFALTTHPTLCEGRLPVTLSLHTPDGKRLASTTDWPKFQEREWPKHRQTVAKKFSGVLWR from the coding sequence ATGCCTGCCTCCAAGTCCCTGCCCATCTGGAAAATCCACGCTGACATCCTGCGCACGCTGCGGGGCGGCAATCGCCTGGTGCTCGTGGCTCCGACAGGCTCAGGAAAGACCACGCAGGTGCCGCAGATGCTGCTGGAAGCGGGGATCGCGGGAGAGAAGATGATCGTGGTGCTGCAACCTCGACGCGTCGCTGCTCGCACGGTAGCGACACGAGTGGCCTGGGAGCGTGAGGGGAAGCTCGGGGCAGAAGTGGGCTATCAGATTCGCTTTGATGACCACACCAGCGTGGGGACGCGCATTTGTTTTGTCACGGAGGGCATTCTGCTGCGCTGGCTTCAGGATGATCGCTCGCTGTCAAAGATCGGTGCGGTGGTGTTTGATGAATTCCATGAGCGGAACTTGCTGAGCGATGTGGCGCTGGCCTTGGTGAAGCACCTTCAGCAGACGCAGCGACCGGATTTGGCGATGGTGGTGATGTCGGCCACGCTCGATGCGGAGCCGGTGGCAGCGTATTTGGATCAATGCCCGATCCTCATCTCCGAAGGGCAAAGTTTCCCGGTGGAGGTGGGCTATCTCTCGATGCCTGATCAGCGCCCGATCACCGTGCAGGCCGCGGAGGCGGTGGAGCGCATCCTTCAAGACGAAGACCCCGGCGACATCCTCGTTTTCATGCCGGGGCGTGGCGAGATCAATGGCACGCTGGATGCGTTGCGCGGCCTGAGAACGCGGGAACGCGTGGCTTGCATCCCGTTGCATGGTGAACTGGAGCCGCAGGAGCAGGACCGCGCTTTTGCGCCGAACTCGCTGCGCAAAGTGATCGTCGCCACTAACGTCGCGGAGACCAGCATCACCATCGACGGCATTCGCCATGTCGTGGACAGCGGCGTGGCCCGCGTGGCTCGTTACGATGCGGAGCGCGGCATCAGCACGCTGTTGCTGGAGCCGATCAGCCGCGCCAGTGCGGATCAGCGCAAAGGCCGCGCTGGACGCACCGCACCAGGCACGTGTCATCGCTTGTGGACCCTGATCGGCCACAAGGAGCGCGAGGAGCGCAACACGCCGGAGATTCAGCGCAGCGACCTCGCCGAGGTCGTGCTGCTGCTGCACTCGCTCGGCATCCGCGAGGCCGCCAGCTTTGACTGGCTGGACAAACCCGATCCGCAGGCCGTCCTGCGAGCCGAGCGCCTGCTCACCATGCTCGGTGCCTTGCTCGATGCCGACCTCACGCCCATCGGTCGCCAAATGCTGCGCCTGCCCATGCATCCGCGCTACTCGCGCATGCTCATCGAGGCCAGCCAGCGCGGCTGCGTGCCCGATGCCGCCTTGTGCGCCGCGTTGGTGAGTGGCCGCGATTTGCTCGCACGACTGGATCGCGATGATGCGCAAACCAAAACCGCTCGTGAGATGTTCGAAGACAGCGCGGACTCCGACTTCGTCACGCTGATGCGAGCCTACGACTTCGCCAAAGCGAACGGCTTCAGCTTTGATCGCGGCCGCAGCTACGGCATCAACGCCCAAGTCGCCCGCCAGGTGGAGCAGACCTGCCAGCAAATCCTGCACGCCGCCCACCAGCAGCGCCTCTACGACCGCGATGCAGCTCCCGCTAGTGCGTCAAAGAACGAGGGAGCCCTCCTGCGATGCCTCATGGCCGGCTTCGTCGATCAACTCGCCAAACGCCGCGTCCCCGGCAAGCCCGAGTGCGATCTCACCGATCAACGCACCGGCCAGCTCGTCCGCGAAAGCGTGGTGACCGATGCCGCTTACTTTGTCGCCGCGAATCTGCGCGAAACACCGTCGCGCCAGACCCTGCTCAGCCTCGCCACCGCCGTGCAGCCCGCGTGGCTCGCCGAGATGTTTCCCCAGCATCTGAGCACCACCGTGGAGCACCTCTTCGATGCCCAGAACAAGCGCGTCGCCGCCATGAAGCTCGTGCGCTATCGCGATCTCGTCATCGAGCAAAAAGCGCAGCAGCGCGACCTCGATCCCATCGCCAGCGGACGCTGCCTCGCCGAAGCCCACCGCGCCGGAGCCTTTGAGCTGCCGCTGATGGATCATCGGCTGAAGCAATTCATCGCCCGCGTGAACCTCGTCGCTGCAACCCTGCCCGAACTCGAGTTCGCGCCCCTCGACGAAGCCGCCATCACCACCAGCCTCGCCCGCGCCTTCACCGGCCTCTCCCTCGTCAAAGAAGCCCAAGCCGCGCCCCTCATCCCCGCCTTTCATCAGCATCTCGACAAAGGCCAAGTCAGTTGGCTCGATGAGCTAGCTCCCCTCACCCTCCCCTGGCCCAGCGGCGGCACGATCAAGCTCAGCTACGTCAACGACACCCCCGAAGCCCAGGTGAAGCTCCAGGAATGCTTCGCGCTCACCACCCACCCCACCCTCTGCGAAGGCCGCCTCCCCGTAACCCTCAGCCTCCACACTCCCGATGGTAAACGCCTCGCGAGCACGACGGACTGGCCCAAGTTTCAGGAACGCGAATGGCCCAAGCATCGCCAAACCGTGGCGAAGAAGTTTTCGGGAGTGTTGTGGCGGTGA
- a CDS encoding transposase — MSQYLPPRSPDLNAIERLWLRMKADWFNGWIAKTSEQLQDRIIESLRSLFDQPSILQSQCRQKTRL, encoded by the coding sequence TTGAGCCAGTATCTGCCACCACGCTCGCCCGATCTCAACGCCATCGAACGCTTGTGGCTGCGCATGAAGGCCGACTGGTTCAACGGCTGGATCGCCAAGACTTCCGAGCAACTTCAGGACCGTATCATCGAGTCCCTACGCTCTTTGTTCGACCAGCCATCCATCCTTCAGTCCCAGTGCCGCCAAAAGACGCGTTTATGA
- a CDS encoding serine hydrolase: MLLVSALPVQAADKALSRSTPEAQGISSAAVRGFIETADKQINTLHSFMLVRHGQVIAEAWWKPESPEKRHVMWSLSKSFTSTAIGLAVAEGKLTLDDPVLKFFPNEAPADASDHLKAMRVRDLLSMSGGHEVEPKFSFDTGPSVKGFLAHPVTQKPGTFFRYNTPGTYMLSAILTKATGQTVLDYLKPRLFEPLGIESPVWDASAEGYSLGGYGLHIRTEDIAKFGQLYLQKGQWNGQSILSEAWIAEATRKHIDNSKAPSGRTSDWQQGYGFQFWRCQNNCYRGDGRDGQICLVLPEHDAVIAITAQTGQMQTELDLVWSQLLPAFRKEALPANAAEVEKLQQAAANLTAHPAPPKKAK, encoded by the coding sequence ATGCTCCTCGTCAGCGCCTTACCAGTCCAGGCCGCTGATAAAGCTCTGTCTCGCAGCACTCCTGAGGCACAGGGCATATCATCTGCCGCTGTGCGTGGCTTCATCGAGACAGCGGACAAGCAAATCAACACGCTGCACAGCTTCATGCTCGTGCGTCATGGTCAGGTGATCGCGGAGGCGTGGTGGAAGCCGGAATCGCCAGAGAAGCGCCACGTCATGTGGTCGCTGAGCAAGAGCTTCACCTCCACCGCCATCGGCCTCGCTGTGGCGGAGGGAAAGCTGACGCTCGATGATCCGGTGCTGAAGTTCTTCCCCAATGAAGCACCTGCGGATGCGAGTGATCACCTCAAGGCCATGCGTGTGCGTGATCTGCTGTCGATGAGCGGCGGGCATGAGGTGGAGCCGAAGTTCAGCTTCGACACCGGGCCGTCGGTGAAGGGCTTCCTCGCGCATCCGGTCACGCAAAAGCCGGGCACCTTTTTCCGCTACAACACGCCCGGCACCTACATGCTCTCCGCCATCCTCACGAAGGCGACGGGCCAGACCGTGCTCGATTACCTCAAACCGCGTCTCTTTGAGCCACTCGGCATCGAGAGCCCCGTCTGGGATGCGAGCGCGGAGGGCTACAGCCTCGGCGGTTACGGCCTGCACATCCGCACGGAGGACATCGCGAAGTTTGGCCAGCTCTATTTGCAAAAAGGCCAATGGAACGGCCAGTCAATCCTTAGTGAAGCCTGGATCGCAGAGGCCACCCGCAAGCACATCGACAACAGCAAAGCACCCAGCGGTCGCACCAGCGATTGGCAGCAGGGTTACGGCTTCCAGTTCTGGCGCTGCCAAAACAACTGCTACCGCGGTGACGGTCGCGATGGCCAGATCTGCCTCGTTTTGCCCGAGCACGACGCCGTCATCGCCATCACGGCCCAGACCGGCCAGATGCAGACCGAACTCGATCTCGTCTGGAGCCAGCTACTGCCCGCCTTCCGCAAAGAAGCTCTGCCCGCCAATGCCGCTGAAGTGGAAAAACTCCAACAAGCAGCGGCCAACCTCACGGCGCATCCAGCACCACCGAAGAAGGCGAAGTAG
- a CDS encoding prolyl oligopeptidase family serine peptidase: protein MRFITLITTLFALPLLAQEPLPKVKPEVFDVSGHKAVLYAAPKPAEGKPWVWYAPTLNGGVSLAGRAMYFDAFMKAGISLAGYDLGEVRGSPASSAKFTLFYEEMVKRGYSTKPILLGQSRGGMMTLAWAFRNADKVKAWVGIYPVCNLASWPLKNSKKDTLADYAMPEAELVARLKEFNPIDNLAALAANKVPMFAVHGDSDVVVPYDLNTQILKERYEAAGGSFLVKVVPGEGHKVGPSFFECRELVDFVLSLPK, encoded by the coding sequence ATGCGTTTCATCACACTCATCACCACTCTCTTTGCACTGCCCTTGCTCGCGCAGGAGCCTTTGCCCAAAGTCAAACCCGAGGTCTTCGATGTCAGCGGCCACAAAGCGGTGCTGTATGCCGCGCCTAAGCCCGCCGAGGGCAAGCCGTGGGTCTGGTATGCGCCGACGCTCAATGGCGGTGTGTCGCTGGCGGGGCGTGCGATGTATTTTGATGCCTTCATGAAGGCGGGCATCAGTCTCGCGGGCTACGATCTGGGTGAGGTGCGCGGCTCACCGGCGAGCTCGGCGAAGTTCACGCTGTTCTACGAGGAGATGGTGAAGCGCGGTTACTCCACGAAGCCGATCCTGCTCGGCCAGAGCCGCGGTGGTATGATGACGCTGGCGTGGGCGTTTCGGAATGCGGACAAGGTGAAGGCCTGGGTAGGCATCTATCCGGTGTGCAATCTGGCGAGCTGGCCGCTGAAGAACTCGAAGAAGGACACGCTGGCGGATTACGCGATGCCGGAGGCCGAACTGGTGGCGAGGCTGAAGGAATTCAATCCCATCGACAACCTCGCCGCGCTGGCCGCCAACAAGGTGCCGATGTTTGCCGTGCATGGCGATAGCGATGTGGTGGTGCCGTATGATTTGAACACGCAGATCCTCAAAGAGCGCTATGAAGCGGCGGGTGGCTCTTTTCTTGTGAAAGTCGTGCCTGGTGAGGGCCACAAGGTGGGGCCTTCTTTCTTTGAATGCCGCGAGTTGGTGGATTTTGTGCTCTCGCTGCCGAAGTGA
- a CDS encoding SUMF1/EgtB/PvdO family nonheme iron enzyme: MRPLFFLFALHSLLSAEPISNSIGMRLVPVSPGSFTMGQDGPASDYNVKKHAAKFDDADWDERPAHRVVITQAFQISATEVTVGQYRQFDPTHRGQNDDDAVTEVSWNDAVAFCEWLSKKDGKAYRLPTEAEWEFACRAGTTTLFHTGEALPAGFHSWPSDTGVRDRFFPEEKMPPEYQPKPTKLSLKVGRTSANAWGLHDMHGNVAEWCADWYGPYEAAEQTDPLGRVDGDFRVIRGGSHSVQTRLLRSANRTSWVPQAVNERIGFRVVLGDWPKGEKLPLPKPALHAQNVSQSLAKIELPPQDVPYFDGPKPFVKVEPNSFGPAFSWHNHSPAIAECPNGDLLAVWYSCVDEAGTELNNLASRLRRGESEWEPASLFWDGADVNDHAPKLWWDGRKTLSHLVRGHRENIVRHSTDNGVTWSKAQIIQPWSEIGNQLLRTRDGTLLMTQDVTTTSLTKSTDGGKTWTSDVIASKKLAHRNGSAARHAGIHAPIVELNDGRLMSFGRLNSESEQKPYNFKTPASFSSDGGKTWTHQATEFPAISSVQRQALIRLREGPLLFCSFTDLSANARKPNGMTFQSQKGEFNGAGLFAAISFDDGKTWPHKRLVTPGGKERTVNGIDRNMFPLSDTRAEHNGYLAAIQTRDGRIQLISSRNHYVFNLAWLKALPVGP; encoded by the coding sequence ATGCGCCCGCTCTTCTTCCTCTTTGCCCTCCACTCGCTGCTCTCCGCCGAACCAATCTCGAACTCCATCGGCATGAGACTCGTGCCCGTTTCGCCGGGCAGCTTCACGATGGGGCAGGATGGACCGGCTTCGGACTACAATGTGAAAAAGCACGCAGCGAAGTTTGATGATGCGGACTGGGATGAGAGGCCAGCGCATCGCGTGGTGATCACGCAGGCATTTCAAATCAGCGCCACCGAAGTCACCGTGGGACAGTATCGGCAGTTTGACCCAACGCATCGCGGCCAGAACGACGACGATGCAGTCACGGAAGTGAGCTGGAACGATGCGGTGGCGTTTTGCGAGTGGTTGTCGAAAAAAGATGGCAAAGCGTATCGCCTGCCGACGGAGGCGGAGTGGGAGTTTGCGTGCCGGGCGGGCACGACGACGCTGTTTCACACGGGCGAGGCGCTTCCGGCTGGTTTTCACTCCTGGCCGAGCGACACCGGTGTGCGCGACCGCTTTTTCCCGGAAGAAAAGATGCCGCCAGAGTATCAGCCGAAGCCCACGAAGCTCTCGCTGAAGGTCGGACGCACATCCGCGAACGCCTGGGGCCTGCACGACATGCATGGCAACGTCGCCGAGTGGTGCGCGGACTGGTATGGGCCGTATGAGGCCGCGGAGCAGACAGATCCGCTCGGTCGTGTGGATGGTGACTTCCGCGTGATTCGTGGTGGCAGTCATTCGGTGCAGACGCGGCTGCTGCGATCAGCGAATCGCACCTCATGGGTGCCGCAGGCAGTGAATGAGCGCATCGGCTTCCGTGTCGTGCTCGGTGATTGGCCAAAGGGCGAGAAACTGCCGCTGCCGAAGCCTGCGCTGCATGCGCAGAACGTCTCGCAGTCACTCGCCAAGATCGAGCTACCACCGCAGGACGTGCCATATTTTGATGGACCCAAGCCCTTCGTCAAAGTGGAACCGAATTCCTTTGGCCCGGCGTTTTCGTGGCACAATCACAGCCCCGCTATCGCCGAATGCCCCAATGGCGACTTACTCGCAGTCTGGTATTCTTGCGTCGATGAAGCCGGCACGGAGCTGAACAACCTCGCGAGCCGCCTCCGCCGCGGTGAGAGCGAGTGGGAGCCCGCCTCGCTTTTCTGGGATGGCGCAGACGTGAACGATCACGCTCCAAAACTCTGGTGGGATGGCAGAAAGACGCTTTCCCATCTCGTGCGCGGCCATCGCGAAAACATCGTGCGCCACAGCACCGACAACGGCGTCACTTGGAGCAAGGCGCAGATCATCCAGCCCTGGAGCGAGATCGGCAATCAGCTCCTCCGCACACGCGATGGCACTCTTTTGATGACGCAGGATGTCACTACGACCAGCCTCACGAAAAGCACCGACGGAGGCAAGACCTGGACCTCCGACGTGATCGCCAGCAAGAAGCTCGCGCATCGCAACGGCAGCGCCGCACGACACGCAGGCATCCACGCGCCCATCGTCGAGCTGAACGACGGTCGTTTGATGAGCTTTGGCCGACTCAACAGCGAATCCGAGCAAAAGCCGTATAATTTCAAAACACCCGCCAGCTTCTCCAGTGACGGCGGCAAGACCTGGACGCATCAGGCTACCGAGTTCCCGGCTATCAGCAGCGTGCAACGACAGGCCCTCATCCGCCTGCGTGAGGGCCCGCTGCTCTTCTGCTCCTTCACCGATCTCTCCGCGAATGCCCGCAAACCCAATGGCATGACCTTCCAAAGCCAAAAAGGCGAGTTCAACGGCGCAGGCTTGTTTGCCGCCATCTCCTTCGACGACGGCAAAACCTGGCCGCACAAGCGCCTCGTCACCCCCGGCGGCAAAGAGCGCACGGTGAACGGCATCGACCGCAACATGTTCCCGCTCAGCGACACCCGCGCCGAGCACAACGGCTACCTCGCCGCCATCCAGACCCGCGACGGCCGCATCCAACTCATCAGCAGCCGCAATCACTACGTCTTCAATCTCGCGTGGCTCAAAGCGCTGCCGGTGGGGCCGTAG
- a CDS encoding MBL fold metallo-hydrolase, whose protein sequence is MICAFQKDDALLADIDSAPCVEDVLQVWWLGQSGFLVQWRGERMLFDPYLSDSLTNKYASTDKPHVRMSERCIAPERLTKITRVTASHVHTDHLDAETLVPLARSNPGYRLYHPHPIRAEVKKRLGDAEVLCCGCGDHDFYDEGEWSIQGTVAKHNEVVRDEVGNSAYIGFLVRCGPFRIYHSGDTLWHDDIVKACREFGPVDIAFLPINGNKPERRVAGNLNGTEAAALAKAIGAKLVIPCHYDMFEFNTESPEEFVKACERLNQPHRVLRIGEKLELRSVEG, encoded by the coding sequence ATGATCTGCGCTTTTCAAAAAGATGATGCTCTGCTGGCAGACATCGACTCTGCTCCGTGTGTGGAGGATGTGCTGCAAGTCTGGTGGCTGGGGCAGAGTGGTTTTCTGGTGCAGTGGCGTGGTGAGCGGATGCTGTTTGACCCGTATCTGTCCGATTCGCTCACAAACAAATACGCCAGCACCGACAAGCCGCATGTGCGCATGAGTGAGCGCTGCATCGCCCCAGAAAGACTGACGAAGATCACGCGTGTGACGGCCAGCCACGTCCACACAGACCACCTCGATGCGGAGACCCTGGTGCCGCTGGCGCGGAGCAATCCAGGCTACCGCCTCTATCACCCACATCCCATCCGCGCTGAGGTGAAGAAGCGCCTCGGAGATGCCGAAGTGCTGTGCTGCGGCTGCGGCGACCATGATTTCTATGATGAGGGCGAATGGAGCATCCAGGGCACTGTCGCAAAGCATAATGAAGTCGTTCGCGATGAGGTGGGAAACAGTGCCTACATCGGCTTTCTCGTGCGCTGTGGGCCATTCCGCATCTACCACAGCGGCGACACGCTCTGGCATGACGACATCGTGAAGGCCTGCCGTGAGTTTGGCCCAGTGGACATCGCTTTTCTGCCCATCAACGGCAACAAACCCGAGCGCCGCGTCGCTGGCAACCTCAACGGCACCGAGGCCGCCGCGCTCGCCAAAGCGATCGGCGCAAAACTCGTCATTCCATGCCACTACGACATGTTCGAGTTCAATACAGAGAGCCCAGAGGAATTCGTGAAGGCCTGCGAGCGGCTGAACCAGCCACATCGTGTCCTGCGCATCGGCGAAAAGCTGGAACTACGCAGCGTGGAGGGGTGA
- a CDS encoding winged helix-turn-helix domain-containing protein yields the protein MDCGEVAGWIKQNLQTQLGYSTTVRYLHEHDYRLKVPRPWPLNQDEDKRQAFCQKLQRWVADPSVDLWFSDESGFEGDPRPRRTWTKIGKVRHSPYLGEHIRYNVFGAVRPKDGRLGALLFNLCDSVTFRCS from the coding sequence CTGGACTGCGGTGAAGTTGCAGGCTGGATCAAGCAGAACCTGCAAACGCAGCTCGGCTACAGCACCACCGTGCGCTATCTCCACGAGCACGATTACCGCCTCAAAGTTCCGCGCCCCTGGCCGCTCAACCAGGATGAGGACAAGCGCCAAGCCTTCTGCCAAAAGCTCCAGCGCTGGGTGGCCGATCCGAGCGTCGACCTGTGGTTCAGCGACGAAAGCGGCTTTGAAGGCGATCCGCGCCCGCGCCGCACCTGGACCAAGATCGGCAAGGTGCGCCACTCACCTTATCTCGGCGAGCACATCCGCTACAATGTGTTTGGCGCAGTGCGGCCCAAAGATGGAAGGCTCGGCGCACTGCTCTTCAACCTGTGCGACAGCGTCACTTTCAGGTGTTCCTGA